In a single window of the Planctomycetia bacterium genome:
- a CDS encoding DDE-type integrase/transposase/recombinase, whose product MVTQTKQRIRWPLRRILRHLEIAPATYHRWLTRAGDGASAPTARAASGSLFEILLCERQKIIDYALSHADLRHRELAWKMLDENVVALSPSTVYRVLGEENLVCRWVPRGKRKGVGRGDRPTRPNEQWQTDLRYVKVGLRNFYLLAFLDVYSRYIVHHELLRFMDGRSVAIAAATAIGKLPAGIRPTIQSDHGSCYIAREFAQTLDAMDVGHHLIRPHTPTDNAEIERCNRTIGEKIDEALEVLETADFAAAEAVIDGVIDHYNHHRLHSSLNYLRPVDYYRGDPEPLLAERRRKLKTARELRKQENLKLRQKRLPYQAEETILNSERQFVSL is encoded by the coding sequence GTGGTGACGCAGACAAAGCAGCGCATCCGATGGCCCCTGCGGCGAATCCTCCGCCATCTGGAGATCGCCCCGGCCACCTACCACCGATGGCTCACCAGAGCCGGCGATGGGGCCTCCGCGCCGACGGCCCGCGCTGCATCAGGGTCGCTGTTTGAAATTCTGCTCTGTGAACGGCAGAAGATCATCGACTATGCCCTGAGCCACGCAGACCTGCGACACCGCGAATTGGCCTGGAAAATGTTGGATGAAAACGTGGTCGCGCTCAGTCCCTCGACGGTCTATCGCGTCCTGGGTGAAGAGAATCTGGTGTGCCGCTGGGTTCCCCGGGGTAAGAGAAAAGGCGTCGGTCGGGGCGACCGGCCGACCCGACCCAACGAACAGTGGCAGACCGACCTCCGCTATGTGAAGGTTGGGCTGCGGAACTTTTACTTGCTGGCATTTCTGGACGTGTATTCGCGCTACATCGTGCATCACGAACTCCTGCGCTTCATGGATGGTCGCAGCGTCGCGATCGCCGCGGCCACGGCCATTGGAAAGCTTCCCGCCGGTATTCGCCCGACCATCCAGAGCGACCACGGCTCCTGCTACATCGCCCGGGAGTTCGCCCAGACCCTGGACGCCATGGACGTGGGACATCATCTGATCCGGCCGCACACGCCGACCGACAATGCTGAAATCGAGCGGTGCAACCGGACCATTGGCGAGAAGATTGATGAGGCGTTGGAAGTGCTGGAGACTGCCGACTTCGCCGCCGCCGAGGCTGTCATCGACGGCGTCATCGACCATTACAATCACCACCGGCTGCACAGCAGCCTGAACTATCTGCGGCCGGTGGACTATTATCGAGGTGATCCGGAGCCGCTCCTGGCCGAGCGACGCCGGAAATTAAAAACGGCCAGGGAACTGCGAAAGCAGGAGAACTTGAAACTGCGACAAAAACGACTGCCCTACCAGGCAGAGGAAACCATCCTTAATTCCGAAAGGCAATTTGTCTCACTTTGA
- a CDS encoding transposase produces MSNRKPRRSWKPADKLRIVLESMNSDAKLAEICRREGLSPNLVYQWRKALMKSADSVFARKTKDGGPDPKIEKMAAENTRMKSVIAEVIAENLELKKTLSD; encoded by the coding sequence GTGTCCAATCGTAAGCCACGTCGTAGCTGGAAGCCGGCGGACAAGCTCCGCATTGTGCTGGAGTCCATGAACTCCGACGCCAAGCTGGCGGAGATCTGCCGCCGCGAGGGTCTCTCGCCCAACCTGGTCTATCAGTGGCGCAAGGCCCTGATGAAGTCGGCGGACAGCGTCTTCGCCCGCAAGACCAAAGACGGTGGGCCGGACCCCAAGATCGAAAAGATGGCCGCCGAGAATACGCGGATGAAGAGCGTCATCGCCGAGGTGATCGCCGAGAACCTCGAACTAAAAAAAACGCTCTCGGACTAA
- the nuoF gene encoding NADH-quinone oxidoreductase subunit NuoF codes for MAKFEPILLKNRGVEGIRTLKTYRERGGYARAEKALKNYKPDEIVEIVKASNLRGRGGAGFPAGMKWSFLPADRKVTYLCINADESEPGTFCNRVLMEEDPHQLLEGIIIAGYATRTTVAYIYMRVEFHEQFHILQKALDEAYAAGLFGKNLFGTGYDLECYIHRGAGAYICGEETGLIESLEGKRGWPRIKPPFPAIEGLFHRPTVVNNVETICCVPHIIERGADWFKSIGCEGSAGSKLYTVSGPVKRPGCFEAPLGLTCRELIFGDDYGGGMVDGKRIKGCIPGGLSVGVLTEAELDCKLDFDDVRKYGLLGLGTAGAIVIPHDADIRQVLANIARFYSYESCGQCTQCREGTSWMHKIALRIALGAGRISDLDLICEVTRNMGMMPGLSICGLPDGAAFPIRTIVEKFRDEFEQHIRRQEPGRVETVLKRLNPSVYELPILGQYGHAVTG; via the coding sequence ATGGCGAAGTTTGAACCCATCCTGCTGAAAAACCGCGGCGTCGAGGGAATTCGCACCCTGAAGACCTATCGCGAGCGCGGCGGATATGCCCGAGCCGAAAAGGCCCTCAAGAACTACAAGCCCGACGAGATTGTCGAGATCGTCAAGGCCAGCAATCTTCGCGGCCGCGGCGGCGCCGGCTTCCCGGCCGGCATGAAGTGGTCCTTTTTACCAGCCGACCGCAAGGTCACCTACCTGTGCATCAACGCCGACGAGTCCGAGCCGGGCACCTTCTGCAATCGCGTCCTGATGGAGGAAGACCCGCACCAGCTATTGGAAGGCATCATCATCGCCGGCTACGCGACGCGGACGACCGTCGCCTACATCTACATGCGCGTGGAGTTCCACGAGCAGTTCCACATCCTGCAAAAGGCCCTCGACGAGGCCTACGCCGCGGGCCTGTTCGGCAAGAACCTGTTCGGCACCGGCTACGACCTGGAGTGTTACATCCATCGCGGGGCCGGGGCCTACATCTGCGGCGAAGAGACCGGCCTGATCGAGAGCCTGGAGGGCAAGCGCGGTTGGCCGCGGATCAAGCCGCCGTTTCCGGCTATTGAAGGATTGTTCCATCGCCCCACCGTGGTCAACAACGTCGAGACGATCTGCTGCGTGCCGCACATCATCGAACGCGGCGCCGACTGGTTTAAGTCCATCGGTTGTGAAGGCTCGGCCGGCTCCAAGCTTTATACGGTGAGCGGCCCGGTCAAGCGGCCCGGTTGTTTTGAAGCGCCGCTGGGGCTGACCTGCCGCGAGCTGATCTTCGGCGACGACTACGGCGGGGGCATGGTCGACGGCAAGCGCATCAAGGGCTGCATTCCCGGCGGCTTGTCAGTGGGTGTCCTGACCGAGGCCGAGCTCGATTGCAAACTCGACTTCGACGACGTACGCAAATACGGCCTGCTCGGGCTGGGCACCGCCGGCGCGATCGTCATCCCGCACGATGCCGACATCCGGCAGGTCCTGGCCAACATCGCCCGATTTTACTCGTACGAAAGCTGCGGTCAGTGCACCCAGTGCCGAGAAGGCACCAGTTGGATGCACAAGATCGCCCTGCGCATCGCCCTGGGCGCGGGGCGCATCTCCGATCTCGACTTGATCTGCGAAGTGACCCGCAACATGGGCATGATGCCGGGGCTGTCGATCTGCGGTTTACCTGACGGAGCGGCGTTTCCGATTCGCACCATCGTCGAGAAGTTCCGCGACGAGTTCGAGCAGCACATCCGCCGCCAGGAACCCGGGCGCGTCGAGACCGTCCTCAAACGGCTGAACCCCTCGGTTTATGAACTGCCGATCCTCGGACAGTACGGCCACGCCGTCACGGGGTAG
- a CDS encoding glycosyltransferase translates to MIADRNIICIASNWWYDPTSKHHVMKLLAERNRVIWVNYHGSRRPRVAVADARAIAGKLTQVVRGPRRVADNITVVTPLVIPLPASRAALHLNKELLTRQIRAVLRTLPSAPVQLWSFAPDVDYLAGRFDEECLVYYCVDEFSEFAGYDKAAILRAEAELAGRADLTITTSQSLYDAKRGLCNETVLVTHGVDFDHFASASEQTVPADIAQLPRPIVGFWGMIQDWIDLDLIARVARARPEWSIVLIGESLVDTGVLAALPNVHMLGRRPYARLPAYAAGFDVGMIPFRANELTRAVNPIKLREYLAAGLPVVSTPLPEVEAYRDWVRIARSPGDFVTECQRAVTSSTLEAVEARAAAMRKETWRAKVATISGYVQQVLDGRRATTTP, encoded by the coding sequence ATGATCGCCGATCGCAACATCATCTGCATCGCCAGTAACTGGTGGTATGACCCCACCAGCAAACATCACGTGATGAAACTCCTCGCGGAGCGCAATCGCGTCATCTGGGTCAACTACCACGGTTCTCGCCGTCCGCGTGTCGCCGTGGCCGATGCGCGGGCGATCGCCGGAAAGCTCACGCAGGTTGTACGGGGGCCGCGCCGCGTGGCCGACAACATCACCGTCGTGACGCCGCTCGTTATCCCGCTGCCGGCCAGTCGCGCGGCGCTGCACCTCAACAAGGAGCTGCTCACCCGGCAGATTCGGGCCGTGCTGCGGACTCTGCCTTCCGCGCCGGTGCAACTGTGGAGCTTTGCTCCGGATGTCGACTATCTCGCCGGGCGCTTCGATGAAGAGTGCCTTGTCTATTACTGCGTCGATGAGTTCAGCGAGTTCGCCGGTTACGACAAGGCGGCGATTCTTCGCGCCGAGGCGGAGCTGGCCGGCCGCGCCGATCTGACGATCACCACTTCTCAATCCCTTTACGACGCCAAGCGCGGCCTTTGCAACGAGACGGTGCTGGTGACGCACGGGGTTGATTTCGATCACTTCGCATCCGCATCGGAACAGACCGTTCCGGCGGACATCGCGCAGCTACCGCGACCGATTGTCGGTTTCTGGGGAATGATTCAGGACTGGATCGATCTCGACCTGATCGCGCGCGTGGCGCGTGCCCGGCCGGAGTGGTCGATTGTTCTCATCGGTGAGTCTTTGGTCGATACGGGAGTTCTTGCCGCGCTGCCGAATGTACACATGCTCGGGCGTCGTCCTTACGCCCGGCTTCCCGCTTATGCCGCCGGATTTGATGTCGGCATGATTCCGTTTCGGGCCAACGAGCTCACCCGCGCGGTGAACCCGATCAAGCTGCGCGAGTATCTGGCCGCCGGATTGCCGGTGGTGTCGACGCCGCTGCCGGAGGTGGAGGCTTATCGGGATTGGGTTCGGATCGCCCGGAGCCCGGGGGACTTCGTCACGGAGTGCCAGCGCGCTGTCACTTCCAGCACGCTCGAGGCCGTCGAGGCGAGGGCGGCGGCGATGAGAAAAGAGACCTGGCGGGCCAAGGTGGCGACCATCTCGGGCTACGTTCAGCAAGTCCTCGACGGCAGACGCGCAACGACTACCCCGTGA
- a CDS encoding glycosyltransferase, with product MSDMLVVSTTLCYPNAAHPTLGVFVERRLQAIAERTRVCVIAPQPWFPLIRPTKVPTEIDNARKPPLWQPRMFYFPKLAKHWDAKFYESALVSALNQITDQRTIGIIDAHFEWPDGVGAFRAAKRLGIPFVCTLRGKLVSQIKDDRKRERIVEMLHGADALIAVSQSLADLANEVAGRPLDIAVIPNGIDSAAFHRIDQDQDDNQPAPHARMALGWPAGAKVCVSVGHLQELKGFHRLVSIWPAVRRQIGDARLVLVGGSAGEPDYEWRLNRQIVSLNMADHITLAGRIPPEQVAMMLNAADLFVLASRSEGWCNAIAEALACGCPVVATDVGGNREIVVDPSLGLLVNQQAGTELEPCIVDALSRSWDRARIAETGGKRTWQQVAEECVDVFNGVLKRDSPRTPGNE from the coding sequence TTGTCCGACATGCTGGTCGTTTCCACGACGCTCTGTTACCCCAACGCGGCACACCCGACGCTCGGTGTTTTTGTGGAGCGTCGTTTGCAGGCGATCGCCGAGAGGACGCGCGTGTGCGTCATCGCCCCGCAACCGTGGTTTCCATTGATCCGCCCCACGAAAGTGCCGACCGAGATAGACAACGCGCGAAAGCCGCCGCTTTGGCAGCCGCGCATGTTCTACTTTCCGAAGCTGGCCAAGCACTGGGACGCAAAATTCTATGAATCCGCCCTGGTCTCCGCCCTGAATCAAATCACGGATCAGCGCACCATTGGAATCATTGATGCCCATTTCGAGTGGCCCGATGGAGTGGGGGCCTTTCGCGCGGCAAAGCGACTGGGCATCCCGTTCGTCTGTACCCTGCGTGGCAAGTTGGTCAGCCAGATAAAGGACGATCGCAAGCGTGAGCGGATCGTCGAGATGCTGCACGGCGCAGACGCCTTGATCGCCGTCTCCCAATCGCTGGCCGACCTGGCGAACGAGGTCGCCGGCAGGCCGCTCGACATCGCCGTCATCCCCAACGGAATCGACTCCGCCGCTTTTCACCGTATCGACCAGGATCAGGACGACAATCAGCCCGCCCCACATGCACGAATGGCCCTGGGTTGGCCCGCCGGGGCGAAGGTCTGCGTCTCCGTGGGACATCTTCAGGAGCTAAAGGGATTCCACCGGCTTGTCTCAATCTGGCCGGCCGTTCGACGTCAGATCGGCGACGCCAGGCTCGTTCTCGTCGGCGGCTCGGCGGGTGAGCCGGACTACGAATGGCGGCTCAATCGCCAGATCGTCTCGCTCAACATGGCCGACCATATCACGCTCGCCGGGCGAATCCCGCCCGAGCAGGTGGCCATGATGCTCAATGCCGCCGACCTGTTCGTCCTAGCCAGTCGGTCCGAGGGCTGGTGCAACGCGATTGCCGAGGCCCTGGCCTGCGGCTGCCCGGTCGTCGCCACCGATGTCGGCGGCAACCGTGAAATCGTGGTTGATCCCTCGCTCGGGCTACTGGTCAACCAGCAGGCCGGCACGGAACTGGAGCCCTGCATCGTCGACGCCCTGAGCCGATCGTGGGATCGCGCCCGAATTGCGGAGACAGGGGGGAAGCGGACATGGCAACAGGTCGCCGAGGAATGCGTCGATGTATTCAATGGCGTATTGAAACGCGATTCGCCTCGCACTCCGGGTAATGAATGA
- a CDS encoding mechanosensitive ion channel has translation MRSVQESLKSCIAAVILLTSFSIASGQQPTTNSSVTPTAQPDEIRELPLELRYKTVPSTEAEIAKAVAEVRASLEALAPTTQPATSQPTTQPDADPESQLDGWRLEHWSRMQEFLGQLTELDTQTTALRLMSQDEEVQRLTETLAEYKRKLGEVESRSLPDEITDDDVAKAKSEYEEYNQSIDALNGTLTQQETLLREGFIAQRAKISEDLKAAATRLEKLETTFEVDMKAADTDLTRKIVETRRRTVAARVAALETARAGVELKEKRTQQELGQNKLKRDAMAPFVVALRERMNALIEAKSRSSADRLRARIEDPTVPPLKKVFYQIQLLRDETIATLQKDYANNIKDRFRQSSLTMRESMVNRDKQYWEDFRDSLSRRSSSEVLSAYQEAGGELNQAQRDLSTFQGLLDLSISEGRHIELFSTRVNDSYRELSAEFDKLKADSMDVETIKRQQEIDQVRLDLRNAVDGILKEEEELIDRLRTAVTLTQENAALWEEAESKLYWVHLITRGPTIVDPGTLKAARAEAKDLFESRLTGKLDEVSRLVRRRLEVITIVDWLVLALSICASLYLGVAGISRCQALVNRGLGDASAGATSEESAQAMTFARRLRYHCARVARAMLPAVIISVLIIIFASAIDLTGGPYNLARAIAVIISGTAISFGILNGAFKAPKPRYRLVPCSRTVARHYRRNGYALALLALFLLGPAILLRAMELAPLTVELLPGWFVFVATALAIVFLVRRETVLNVLPRAERGRLAGTVTLLRAAHPFLVLLSLALLGMHLIGYKALAIYITVGLSSTIALIILATLVYYLTEEFSRWAADHFAKIRPTTPTSEEQSAKPDEAPSLTEAASSADTQKQQLKTSAFTRAFVGVVRWLLAAVVIVASLSIWGVRPYELKQLLDLELWSQGDQNVTLWRVVGSLAALLLTIVFSRTLRQTLNSQFYPHHPAIDRGAQAAINTLLHYVMIVIGIYVALQTLRLDFGALAVLFGGLGLGIGLGLQPLIVNFISGLFMLFERHVKVGDVVIVHDKLGEVTKVSMRSTTIRTPDGIYMIVPNGEFINQKVENWTLYNKPIRGIVEVGVAYAVNPRRVKDLLLEIAFAEAKVLMEPPPDAHFTKFGDNSLNFSLACWFPNPAERWAGMLALRYTITERFREEGIDIPFPQRTLSLISGEPLRVSISPPAQDARTQPSSPSPTTGS, from the coding sequence TTGAGGAGCGTTCAAGAAAGTCTCAAATCCTGCATCGCTGCGGTCATTCTCCTTACATCCTTTTCGATTGCGTCCGGGCAGCAGCCGACCACGAACAGTTCGGTCACTCCGACGGCCCAGCCTGATGAAATCAGGGAACTGCCGCTTGAGTTGCGATACAAGACGGTCCCGAGCACGGAGGCGGAGATCGCCAAGGCCGTCGCTGAGGTCCGGGCCAGTTTAGAAGCGCTTGCCCCCACGACGCAGCCCGCCACGTCTCAGCCGACAACGCAGCCGGACGCCGACCCCGAATCTCAACTTGATGGGTGGCGCCTGGAGCATTGGTCGAGGATGCAAGAGTTCCTGGGGCAGCTTACGGAACTCGACACGCAAACGACGGCCCTCCGGCTCATGTCGCAAGACGAGGAGGTTCAGCGACTTACGGAGACGCTGGCCGAATACAAGCGCAAGCTTGGCGAGGTTGAGAGTCGCTCGCTGCCGGACGAAATCACCGATGACGATGTGGCCAAGGCGAAATCGGAATACGAGGAGTACAACCAGAGCATTGATGCGCTGAACGGCACGCTGACTCAACAGGAAACCTTGCTCCGCGAGGGATTCATCGCGCAGCGGGCAAAGATCAGCGAAGATCTCAAGGCGGCCGCCACACGACTTGAGAAACTCGAGACCACCTTCGAAGTGGATATGAAGGCGGCGGACACGGATCTGACTCGCAAGATCGTTGAGACCCGTCGCCGAACCGTTGCCGCCCGTGTCGCCGCGCTGGAAACGGCCCGGGCCGGGGTGGAATTGAAGGAGAAGCGGACCCAGCAGGAATTGGGTCAAAACAAGCTGAAGCGCGACGCGATGGCTCCCTTCGTGGTCGCGCTGCGCGAGCGAATGAATGCGCTGATTGAGGCCAAGAGTCGCAGCAGCGCGGACCGTCTTCGGGCGAGGATTGAAGACCCAACGGTTCCACCGCTTAAGAAGGTGTTCTATCAAATACAGTTGCTTCGCGATGAGACCATCGCGACGCTGCAAAAGGATTACGCCAACAACATCAAGGATCGGTTTCGGCAGAGCTCGCTCACCATGCGCGAGAGCATGGTCAATCGCGACAAGCAGTACTGGGAAGATTTTCGGGATTCACTTTCGCGACGCTCCTCCTCTGAAGTGCTGTCGGCCTACCAAGAAGCCGGCGGCGAGTTGAATCAGGCACAGCGCGATCTTTCGACGTTTCAAGGATTGCTGGATCTGAGTATTTCGGAAGGCCGTCATATCGAGCTGTTCAGCACGAGAGTCAACGACTCGTACCGGGAGCTATCCGCTGAATTTGACAAGCTCAAAGCGGACTCGATGGACGTCGAAACGATCAAGCGTCAGCAGGAAATCGACCAGGTTCGATTGGACCTCCGGAACGCGGTCGACGGAATCCTCAAGGAAGAGGAGGAACTCATCGATCGGCTTCGTACCGCGGTCACGCTTACACAGGAAAACGCTGCCCTTTGGGAGGAGGCCGAAAGCAAACTTTATTGGGTGCATCTGATCACACGAGGACCGACCATCGTTGACCCCGGTACCCTCAAGGCCGCCCGCGCCGAAGCGAAAGACCTCTTCGAGAGCCGACTCACCGGCAAGCTCGATGAGGTCAGCCGGTTGGTTCGGCGGCGGCTCGAAGTCATCACAATTGTCGATTGGCTGGTGCTGGCCCTTTCGATTTGCGCGTCTCTTTATCTCGGTGTCGCGGGAATCTCCCGCTGTCAGGCGTTGGTGAACCGCGGCCTTGGTGACGCTTCAGCCGGAGCCACATCCGAGGAATCGGCACAGGCGATGACCTTTGCCAGACGACTTCGCTACCATTGCGCCCGTGTGGCGAGGGCCATGCTGCCCGCGGTGATCATCTCCGTTCTGATCATCATATTTGCGTCGGCCATCGACCTGACCGGGGGGCCTTACAACCTCGCGCGAGCCATCGCCGTCATCATCAGCGGCACGGCCATCAGCTTTGGGATTCTCAATGGCGCGTTCAAGGCGCCGAAGCCACGTTATCGCCTGGTTCCGTGCAGCAGAACAGTTGCGCGACATTACCGTCGTAATGGATATGCCCTCGCCCTGCTCGCCCTTTTTCTGCTCGGTCCCGCCATCCTGCTTCGGGCGATGGAACTTGCGCCGTTGACGGTTGAGCTGCTCCCGGGTTGGTTTGTGTTTGTGGCGACTGCGCTGGCCATCGTTTTTCTGGTTCGACGGGAAACGGTGCTCAACGTCCTTCCACGTGCGGAGCGCGGGCGTCTCGCGGGCACGGTGACATTGCTTCGGGCCGCGCATCCGTTCCTCGTGCTGTTGTCGCTGGCGCTACTCGGCATGCACTTGATTGGGTATAAGGCCCTTGCGATTTACATCACGGTCGGACTTTCTTCAACCATTGCCCTGATTATTCTGGCGACACTCGTATATTACCTGACCGAGGAATTTTCCCGGTGGGCTGCAGATCATTTCGCCAAGATTCGCCCGACAACTCCGACTTCGGAGGAGCAGAGCGCAAAACCCGACGAGGCTCCAAGTCTTACGGAAGCAGCGTCCTCAGCGGACACGCAGAAGCAGCAATTGAAAACATCCGCCTTCACCCGAGCCTTCGTCGGCGTGGTCCGATGGCTGCTCGCGGCCGTAGTGATCGTCGCCTCTTTGAGCATTTGGGGCGTTCGCCCGTATGAATTAAAGCAGCTATTGGACCTGGAGTTGTGGAGTCAGGGTGATCAGAACGTCACGTTGTGGCGTGTGGTCGGCTCGCTGGCAGCACTGCTGCTGACGATCGTCTTTTCCCGCACACTGCGCCAAACGCTTAATTCTCAGTTTTATCCGCACCATCCGGCCATCGATCGCGGCGCCCAGGCGGCGATCAATACCCTCCTGCATTATGTGATGATTGTGATCGGCATCTATGTGGCGCTTCAGACTCTGCGGCTCGACTTCGGCGCGCTCGCGGTGCTTTTCGGCGGATTGGGTCTTGGAATCGGTCTCGGCCTTCAGCCGCTGATCGTGAATTTCATCAGCGGCCTTTTCATGCTCTTTGAGCGGCATGTCAAGGTTGGAGACGTTGTGATCGTCCATGACAAACTCGGCGAAGTCACCAAGGTCAGCATGAGGTCAACGACGATCCGTACGCCGGACGGGATTTACATGATTGTCCCCAACGGCGAGTTCATCAATCAGAAGGTCGAAAACTGGACGCTGTACAACAAACCGATCCGCGGCATCGTCGAGGTGGGCGTCGCCTACGCCGTCAATCCTCGCCGGGTCAAAGACCTTCTTCTCGAGATTGCCTTTGCCGAAGCGAAGGTGCTGATGGAACCGCCGCCGGACGCACACTTTACTAAATTCGGCGACAACAGTCTTAACTTTTCCCTTGCCTGCTGGTTTCCGAATCCGGCAGAACGCTGGGCCGGCATGCTTGCCTTGAGATATACGATTACGGAACGATTCCGAGAGGAAGGCATCGACATTCCGTTCCCGCAGCGCACGCTTAGCTTGATCAGCGGCGAACCTCTTCGGGTATCGATCTCGCCGCCTGCGCAGGACGCGAGAACGCAACCGTCATCGCCAAGTCCAACGACCGGGTCTTGA
- a CDS encoding tetratricopeptide repeat protein, with product MDPSSLRWCYYLGLAALEAYDQDLAKLAFESALKVDPQYAPILIELADLVRSSDPARAQDLYHRAIEVSPNDARAHLGLGECALASKDYSAARTHLAQSLRLSLNYAAANGAMARLLKATGEDAHAESFLELERAGAKAPLANDPLLVDLLGKAPGGEDLLVLAERLSRAGRIDDGIVLLRNATQRNSADVSTRHALGVLLTAKGRFAEAVQEYRAVLEKNPYHLNTIVDLAQALSRLGNYSEAEQLLRDILSGNANDVRASMLYGHLLLQMGRCSDAGRYYEGLVKAQPNIPELHLRLSQAMVCIKKYDVAVKEYRRWRDLSGKDQSGPRDYVWQLIRLLADQRRAEVATSQVSQHLQLSQLTELAHAFETAGISDASKACAAHLELIAANAARFAAYGAYREAERIAQVGLIDHKHGEPKVVALLREHAMSSPDAPGVRHILASTLSAAGDKQAAASEWRQLVTATPSFELAYLAWAIDLMDAKRYKETQELLREGLKNNPDSPLLANALAWALAAPNDESARNGEEAVAWATKACESTGYRDPELLDTLAAAYSTAGNYSRASKIQQDAIKLASRIGLTTSLATFRKRLASYDKKIPIYEISQSKSN from the coding sequence TTGGATCCGAGTTCCCTTCGCTGGTGCTACTACCTCGGTTTGGCGGCCCTTGAGGCCTACGATCAAGACCTGGCGAAACTCGCTTTTGAATCTGCGCTGAAGGTGGACCCCCAATACGCGCCGATCCTGATCGAGCTCGCCGATCTCGTGCGAAGCAGCGATCCGGCGCGTGCACAGGACCTCTATCATCGCGCGATTGAAGTATCGCCGAATGATGCCCGAGCTCACCTGGGGCTCGGAGAATGCGCCCTGGCGTCAAAGGATTATTCAGCCGCTCGCACCCATCTGGCACAGTCGTTGCGACTGAGCCTGAACTACGCCGCGGCGAATGGCGCGATGGCGAGACTACTGAAGGCGACCGGCGAGGATGCCCACGCCGAGAGCTTTCTGGAGCTGGAGCGCGCCGGCGCCAAAGCGCCCCTGGCCAACGACCCTCTGCTGGTGGACCTGCTTGGAAAAGCGCCCGGTGGAGAAGACCTGCTGGTGCTTGCGGAACGGCTTTCGCGGGCCGGTCGCATCGACGACGGAATCGTCTTGCTGAGAAACGCCACGCAGCGCAACAGCGCGGATGTAAGTACTCGTCACGCCCTGGGGGTCTTGCTCACCGCAAAGGGAAGATTCGCCGAGGCGGTGCAGGAATACCGCGCCGTACTGGAAAAGAACCCATACCACCTCAATACTATCGTCGATCTTGCCCAGGCCCTGTCGCGCCTCGGTAATTATTCCGAGGCCGAGCAGCTTCTCCGCGACATCCTCAGCGGCAATGCCAATGATGTCCGCGCGTCCATGTTGTACGGCCACTTGCTCTTGCAGATGGGGCGGTGTTCGGATGCCGGCCGATACTACGAGGGGCTCGTCAAAGCCCAGCCCAACATCCCCGAGTTGCACCTGCGGTTGTCCCAGGCAATGGTATGCATCAAGAAATATGACGTTGCCGTCAAGGAGTACCGGCGTTGGCGCGATCTTTCCGGTAAGGATCAGTCCGGTCCGCGAGACTACGTTTGGCAACTGATCCGCCTGCTCGCCGATCAGCGTCGCGCAGAAGTCGCCACCTCTCAAGTCAGCCAGCATTTGCAGCTCAGTCAATTGACGGAGCTCGCCCACGCCTTCGAAACGGCCGGGATCAGCGACGCATCAAAGGCCTGCGCGGCACACTTGGAACTCATTGCCGCCAACGCAGCCAGGTTTGCGGCATACGGCGCCTATCGCGAGGCCGAGCGGATTGCCCAGGTCGGCTTGATCGATCACAAGCATGGCGAGCCCAAGGTCGTCGCGCTCCTCCGCGAGCACGCAATGTCCAGCCCCGACGCGCCCGGCGTTCGCCACATCCTGGCTTCAACGCTCAGTGCCGCCGGGGACAAGCAGGCGGCGGCGTCCGAATGGCGCCAATTAGTGACGGCCACGCCCAGTTTTGAGTTGGCTTATCTCGCATGGGCGATCGATCTGATGGACGCAAAACGCTACAAGGAGACTCAGGAATTACTCCGTGAGGGCCTGAAGAACAATCCTGATTCGCCCCTGTTGGCCAATGCCCTTGCATGGGCACTCGCAGCGCCGAATGACGAGTCGGCCAGGAATGGCGAAGAAGCCGTCGCCTGGGCGACGAAGGCATGTGAATCCACCGGATACCGGGATCCCGAGTTGCTCGACACCCTCGCCGCGGCCTATTCAACTGCCGGTAATTATTCTCGTGCTTCCAAGATCCAGCAGGATGCCATTAAGCTGGCATCGAGAATCGGCCTGACAACTTCCCTTGCGACTTTTCGAAAAAGGCTCGCGTCTTACGACAAGAAGATCCCCATCTACGAAATCTCCCAATCCAAGAGCAACTAA